The following are encoded together in the Phocoena sinus isolate mPhoSin1 chromosome 11, mPhoSin1.pri, whole genome shotgun sequence genome:
- the PAQR8 gene encoding membrane progestin receptor beta isoform X1, with protein sequence MLRPLWAHEQRGRCGRQRKLHPRVAMTTAILERLSTLSVSGQHLRRLPKILEDGLPKMPGTVLETDVPQLFREPYIHAGYRPTGHEWRYYFFSLFQKHNEVVNVWTHLLAALAVLLRFWAFVEAEGLPWTSAHALPLLLYVLSSITYLTFSLLAHLLQSKSELSHYTFYFVDYVGVSVYQYGSALVHFFYTSDQAWYEHFWLFFLPAAAFCGWLSCAGCCYAKYRYRRPYPVMRKICQVVPAGLAFILDISPVAHRVVLCHLSGCQEQAVWYHSLQIVFFLVSAYFFSCPVPEKYFPGSCDIVGHGHQIFHAFLSVCTLSQLEAILLDYRGRQEIFLQRHSPLSIYMACLSFFFLVTCSAATAAFLRQKIKARLTKKDS encoded by the exons ATGCTACGGCCTCTGTGGGCCCACGAGCAGAGGGGCCGCTGCGGAAGACAGAGGAA GTTGCATCCCCGTGTAGCCATGACGACTGCCATCCTGGAGCGTCTGAGCACCCTGTCTGTGAGTGGACAGCATCTGCGCCGCCTGCCCAAGATTTTGGAGGATGGGCTGCCCAAGATGCCCGGCACCGTCCTGGAGACTGACGTGCCCCAGCTCTTCCGGGAGCCCTACATCCATGCTGGGTACCGCCCCACCGGCCACGAGTGGCGTTACTACTTCTTCAGCCTCTTCCAGAAACACAACGAGGTGGTCAACGTCTGGACCCACTTGCTGGCGGCTCTGGCCGTCCTCTTGCGGTTCTGGGCCTTTGTGGAGGCCGAGGGCCTGCCGTGGACCTCTGCCCACGCGCTGCCCCTGCTCCTCTACGTCCTGTCCTCCATCACTTACCTCACCTTCAGCCTCCTGGCCCACCTGCTGCAGTCCAAATCCGAGCTCTCCCACTACACCTTCTACTTTGTGGACTATGTGGGCGTGAGCGTTTACCAGTATGGCAGTGCCCTGGTCCACTTCTTCTACACCTCCGACCAGGCCTGGTACGAGCACTTCTGGCTTTTCTTCCTGCCCGCAGCCGCCTTCTGTGGCTGGTTATCTTGCGCCGGCTGCTGCTACGCTAAGTATCGGTACCGCAGGCCTTACCCAGTCATGAGGAAGATCTGTCAGGTGGTGCCGGCGGGGCTTGCCTTCATCCTGGACATCAGCCCCGTGGCACATCGCGTGGTTCTGTGCCACCTGTCTGGCTGCCAGGAGCAGGCGGTCTGGTACCACTCCCTGCAGATTGTCTTCTTCCTGGTCAGTGCCTACTTCTTCTCCTGCCCGGTTCCAGAGAAGTACTTCCCGGGTTCCTGTGACATCGTGGGCCACGGGCATCAGATCTTCCACGCCTTTCTGTCTGTCTGCACACTGTCCCAGCTGGAGGCCATCCTCCTAGACTACAGGGGGCGACAGGAGATCTTCCTGCAACGCCACAGCCCCCTGTCCATCTACATGGCCtgcctctccttcttcttcttggtCACCTGCAGTGCAGCCACTGCAGCCTTCTTGAGGCAAAAAATCAAGGCCAGACTGACCAAGAAAGATTCTTGA
- the PAQR8 gene encoding membrane progestin receptor beta isoform X2 produces MTTAILERLSTLSVSGQHLRRLPKILEDGLPKMPGTVLETDVPQLFREPYIHAGYRPTGHEWRYYFFSLFQKHNEVVNVWTHLLAALAVLLRFWAFVEAEGLPWTSAHALPLLLYVLSSITYLTFSLLAHLLQSKSELSHYTFYFVDYVGVSVYQYGSALVHFFYTSDQAWYEHFWLFFLPAAAFCGWLSCAGCCYAKYRYRRPYPVMRKICQVVPAGLAFILDISPVAHRVVLCHLSGCQEQAVWYHSLQIVFFLVSAYFFSCPVPEKYFPGSCDIVGHGHQIFHAFLSVCTLSQLEAILLDYRGRQEIFLQRHSPLSIYMACLSFFFLVTCSAATAAFLRQKIKARLTKKDS; encoded by the coding sequence ATGACGACTGCCATCCTGGAGCGTCTGAGCACCCTGTCTGTGAGTGGACAGCATCTGCGCCGCCTGCCCAAGATTTTGGAGGATGGGCTGCCCAAGATGCCCGGCACCGTCCTGGAGACTGACGTGCCCCAGCTCTTCCGGGAGCCCTACATCCATGCTGGGTACCGCCCCACCGGCCACGAGTGGCGTTACTACTTCTTCAGCCTCTTCCAGAAACACAACGAGGTGGTCAACGTCTGGACCCACTTGCTGGCGGCTCTGGCCGTCCTCTTGCGGTTCTGGGCCTTTGTGGAGGCCGAGGGCCTGCCGTGGACCTCTGCCCACGCGCTGCCCCTGCTCCTCTACGTCCTGTCCTCCATCACTTACCTCACCTTCAGCCTCCTGGCCCACCTGCTGCAGTCCAAATCCGAGCTCTCCCACTACACCTTCTACTTTGTGGACTATGTGGGCGTGAGCGTTTACCAGTATGGCAGTGCCCTGGTCCACTTCTTCTACACCTCCGACCAGGCCTGGTACGAGCACTTCTGGCTTTTCTTCCTGCCCGCAGCCGCCTTCTGTGGCTGGTTATCTTGCGCCGGCTGCTGCTACGCTAAGTATCGGTACCGCAGGCCTTACCCAGTCATGAGGAAGATCTGTCAGGTGGTGCCGGCGGGGCTTGCCTTCATCCTGGACATCAGCCCCGTGGCACATCGCGTGGTTCTGTGCCACCTGTCTGGCTGCCAGGAGCAGGCGGTCTGGTACCACTCCCTGCAGATTGTCTTCTTCCTGGTCAGTGCCTACTTCTTCTCCTGCCCGGTTCCAGAGAAGTACTTCCCGGGTTCCTGTGACATCGTGGGCCACGGGCATCAGATCTTCCACGCCTTTCTGTCTGTCTGCACACTGTCCCAGCTGGAGGCCATCCTCCTAGACTACAGGGGGCGACAGGAGATCTTCCTGCAACGCCACAGCCCCCTGTCCATCTACATGGCCtgcctctccttcttcttcttggtCACCTGCAGTGCAGCCACTGCAGCCTTCTTGAGGCAAAAAATCAAGGCCAGACTGACCAAGAAAGATTCTTGA